One genomic region from Leptotrichia sp. oral taxon 215 str. W9775 encodes:
- a CDS encoding phage baseplate protein has protein sequence MSLWDLDKIDGFFGVIPFHSLSNEINFQKDITSRKTYLGYEDNDHRYFKAKELTLDIVFFGKMARLKMGALEKYWKEDDKQVLILLKRNHVYKNMVIRDISRTEEYIKDGNNVIEASVTFQEVRYGVPGGNLYEDVKNVTSSDNMFTQIVGVAKDKLKNFVNLYTRAIK, from the coding sequence ATGAGCTTATGGGATTTAGATAAAATAGACGGTTTTTTTGGAGTGATACCATTTCATAGTTTATCAAACGAGATTAATTTTCAGAAAGATATAACTTCAAGAAAGACTTATCTAGGATATGAAGATAATGATCACAGATATTTTAAAGCTAAAGAATTGACCTTGGATATTGTTTTTTTTGGAAAAATGGCAAGATTGAAAATGGGAGCATTGGAAAAGTACTGGAAAGAAGATGATAAACAAGTTCTAATTTTGTTAAAAAGAAATCATGTGTATAAAAACATGGTTATTAGAGACATTTCAAGGACAGAAGAATATATAAAAGATGGAAATAATGTCATTGAAGCAAGTGTAACTTTTCAAGAAGTGCGTTATGGAGTTCCTGGTGGGAATTTATATGAAGATGTCAAAAATGTTACTTCTTCTGATAACATGTTTACTCAAATAGTCGGAGTTGCAAAAGATAAGCTTAAAAACTTTGTAAATCTTTACACTAGAGCTATAAAGTAG
- a CDS encoding phage tail tape measure protein, with amino-acid sequence MAEANETLVSLKIEADMASLKKALQSINTMIKSALKAQIDLTFNVRGEKQIEAMKQRISKEIKIPVSFQNNAKSAPTPTPKTPITQPVAEGGLQGFIGQMSDIQGQLSSVVGGAVLIGFTKGIANGIAETGMQFENLKTTLSNALGGAAEGAAAMQMIRETANEVKLSIDEVGNGFNKLINRGLKPTKEEFIQLTDVAKSQGKEVDQYVEAVLDAMTGENERLKEFGVKAKDAGDKVIFTFKGVSTEVKKNEQDIYNYLVALGKVPGVAGMSAKAADTFSGKLAAIQSKIDGIKIAIFERIGEALKPVLDVVANVLEGFQKWAEKNPELASGLTLIIMAITGLTGAFLVLMPIIAGIMALGAPLLSTIGAISLAIGVLVFVLWDLWNGLMTGESYIFAIIDGFFEWIGVGITVQEIINAISEGFQIMAAFVVDYVVPVILGAWQFLVDTIILLWDTFTDFISSIIDIIVGLFTNNIPLAAQGFTNLKNIVLNIFDSIVAAAATAVSRILSMFADAVNKIGDMVSGIPLIGGAIGGVVKAGGNAIKGLSDKAAGVANDRRSSVQTRKNEMSANSTKNNTGKKRFKMPGGNKNKGNKTDPYGKMKGGAGGGSSGGGKGKKGGKGGGGGKGKGKGNKGGGGSGSSKNKENIEEEKAIVSAIEGLQEVLKKTGYSIVNEIKRADLFEAKRKALLDSQRKEGAAELFKHIKEKFLGGNTKEVNNKVEIVLNGSKTSHGINENTRLKDIFKIHYSRSGG; translated from the coding sequence ATGGCAGAAGCAAATGAAACACTGGTTTCTTTAAAAATAGAAGCTGACATGGCGAGTTTAAAAAAAGCATTACAGAGTATAAATACAATGATAAAATCAGCATTGAAAGCTCAGATAGACTTGACTTTTAATGTACGTGGAGAAAAGCAGATAGAAGCAATGAAACAGAGAATTTCTAAAGAAATAAAGATACCAGTTTCGTTTCAAAATAATGCTAAATCAGCTCCCACTCCTACTCCAAAAACTCCTATTACTCAGCCAGTTGCTGAAGGTGGATTACAAGGGTTTATAGGGCAAATGTCGGATATTCAAGGACAATTATCATCAGTCGTAGGTGGCGCAGTACTTATTGGATTTACTAAAGGTATTGCTAATGGTATTGCAGAAACAGGAATGCAATTTGAAAATTTAAAAACTACACTTTCAAATGCTCTTGGTGGGGCAGCTGAAGGAGCAGCTGCAATGCAGATGATAAGAGAAACTGCCAATGAAGTTAAACTTTCAATTGATGAAGTAGGAAATGGTTTTAACAAACTTATAAATAGAGGTCTCAAACCAACAAAAGAGGAATTTATACAACTTACTGATGTAGCTAAATCACAAGGTAAAGAAGTTGATCAGTACGTTGAAGCTGTTCTAGATGCAATGACTGGAGAAAATGAGAGATTAAAAGAATTTGGAGTAAAAGCTAAAGATGCGGGAGATAAAGTAATATTCACATTTAAAGGGGTATCAACAGAAGTTAAAAAGAACGAGCAGGATATTTATAATTATCTTGTCGCACTTGGTAAAGTTCCTGGAGTAGCTGGAATGTCAGCAAAAGCGGCTGACACTTTTTCTGGGAAACTAGCTGCTATACAATCAAAAATAGATGGAATTAAAATAGCAATTTTTGAAAGAATAGGAGAAGCTTTAAAGCCTGTTTTAGATGTTGTTGCTAATGTTCTGGAAGGTTTTCAGAAATGGGCAGAAAAAAATCCTGAATTAGCTTCAGGATTAACTCTTATAATAATGGCAATAACTGGATTGACAGGAGCTTTTTTAGTTTTGATGCCGATCATTGCAGGTATTATGGCATTGGGTGCGCCTTTATTATCAACAATAGGAGCTATTTCTTTAGCAATTGGAGTTTTAGTCTTTGTACTTTGGGATTTATGGAATGGATTAATGACAGGAGAAAGCTATATTTTTGCTATAATTGATGGATTTTTTGAATGGATAGGTGTTGGAATTACTGTACAAGAAATAATAAATGCCATCAGTGAAGGATTTCAAATAATGGCAGCTTTTGTTGTAGATTATGTAGTTCCAGTTATATTAGGAGCATGGCAATTTTTGGTAGATACTATAATACTTTTGTGGGACACTTTTACAGATTTTATTTCATCAATAATTGATATTATAGTTGGTCTTTTTACTAATAATATTCCACTTGCGGCTCAAGGATTTACAAATTTGAAGAATATCGTCTTAAATATATTTGATAGTATTGTTGCTGCTGCTGCTACAGCAGTTTCCAGAATTTTAAGTATGTTTGCAGATGCAGTCAATAAAATAGGAGATATGGTTTCTGGTATTCCTTTGATTGGTGGAGCAATAGGTGGAGTTGTAAAAGCAGGAGGAAATGCAATTAAAGGTTTATCTGATAAAGCAGCAGGAGTTGCAAACGATAGAAGAAGTTCTGTTCAAACAAGAAAAAATGAAATGAGTGCTAATTCCACTAAAAATAATACAGGAAAGAAAAGATTTAAAATGCCAGGTGGAAACAAGAATAAGGGGAACAAAACTGATCCATATGGGAAAATGAAAGGTGGAGCAGGTGGTGGAAGCTCAGGCGGTGGAAAAGGTAAAAAAGGAGGAAAAGGTGGAGGTGGTGGAAAAGGTAAAGGAAAAGGCAACAAAGGAGGTGGTGGCTCTGGGAGTTCAAAAAACAAAGAGAATATTGAGGAAGAGAAAGCGATAGTTTCCGCAATAGAAGGGTTGCAGGAAGTTCTGAAAAAAACAGGATATTCAATTGTAAATGAAATAAAAAGAGCCGACTTATTCGAAGCAAAAAGAAAAGCTTTACTTGATTCACAAAGAAAAGAAGGTGCAGCAGAATTATTTAAGCATATAAAGGAAAAATTTTTAGGTGGGAATACTAAAGAAGTAAATAATAAAGTTGAGATAGTTTTAAATGGTTCAAAAACAAGTCATGGAATTAACGAAAATACAAGGCTTAAAGATATATTTAAAATACATTATTCAAGGTCAGGAGGATAG
- a CDS encoding major capsid family protein → MFNKYNNKTYQLATAFMVSLGVVLEERKDELLGRSLVPVGGEQVGVQIGDKYVTYRKTNSRRVAEVVAERDDDIPFTEVDGEDAFAKLHWIRSGHKFTIAEKDRILSVEREKQIQMFNLKSSETFYAVSEAENNELIHGNAKLGRQGLLTVDGKRTYNLGVNFATATGEQIVDALTAAHLEFETGVTGKYNARTLVIDNSLHAKLLKSYGTQEYKTRLAVIQELGLFGRIVPVKNLINKTTNKPTLLILDDVPENFQTIIVQEATADEWEIARTTYVPVEEKLSEIVAFRPDSIMELTTA, encoded by the coding sequence ATGTTTAACAAATATAATAATAAGACATATCAATTAGCAACGGCATTTATGGTTTCGTTGGGAGTAGTTTTAGAGGAAAGAAAAGATGAGCTGTTAGGAAGGTCATTAGTTCCAGTTGGTGGTGAACAGGTAGGAGTTCAGATAGGAGATAAATATGTTACATATAGAAAAACAAATTCAAGAAGAGTAGCAGAAGTAGTTGCAGAAAGAGATGATGATATTCCTTTCACAGAAGTTGATGGAGAAGATGCATTTGCAAAATTACACTGGATAAGATCAGGTCATAAATTTACTATTGCTGAAAAAGATAGAATTTTATCAGTTGAAAGAGAAAAACAGATTCAAATGTTTAATTTAAAATCTTCTGAAACATTCTATGCAGTTTCTGAAGCAGAAAACAACGAATTGATACACGGAAATGCAAAGCTAGGAAGACAAGGTCTTTTAACTGTGGATGGAAAAAGAACATATAATTTAGGTGTGAATTTTGCAACAGCAACAGGAGAACAAATTGTAGATGCTTTAACTGCAGCACATCTTGAATTTGAAACAGGAGTAACGGGAAAATATAACGCTAGAACTTTAGTAATAGATAATTCATTACATGCAAAATTATTAAAAAGTTACGGCACACAGGAATACAAAACAAGATTGGCTGTTATTCAAGAACTTGGATTATTTGGAAGAATAGTACCTGTTAAGAATTTAATAAATAAAACTACTAATAAGCCAACTTTATTAATCTTAGATGATGTTCCTGAAAACTTTCAAACTATAATTGTACAAGAAGCAACTGCTGATGAATGGGAAATAGCAAGAACAACATATGTTCCAGTTGAAGAAAAATTATCAGAAATAGTTGCATTTAGACCAGATTCGATTATGGAATTAACAACTGCATAG